The Bacteroidota bacterium region AAATACGCCGAACGTATTCACCGCGATGTATTTATTGACTGGCTGGCCGGGCATGCAGGCAAAGTAGAAGCCGTGCTGCACATCGGCGCTCGTACCGATACCACCGAGTTTGACCGAAGCATTTTTGAACGCCTCAACATCAACTATACCAAAGACATCTGGCGGCTTTGCACACAGCATCAGATACCGCTCATTTACGCCTCCTCTGCCGCTACTTACGGTTTGGGCGAACATGGTTACGACGATAATCACGACATTATTCCGAAACTCAGGCCACTCAACCCTTACGGCGATTCGAAGAACGAAGTGGATCAGTGGATTCTGCAGCAAACCGTGGCGCCGCCGCATTGGTACGGGCTTAAGTTCTTCAATGTATATGGCCCGAACGAGTATCACAAAGGCCGCATGGCTTCGGTAATTTTTCATGCATTCCGCCAGATTACGGCCACCGGCGGCATGAAACTCTTCCGTTCGCACAATCCTGAGTACAAAGACGGCGAGCAGTTGCGCGATTTTATTTACGTGAAGGATGTAACTGATGTAATTTATTTTCTCCTTACCAAACTCCCGGAATCCGGTATCTACAACTTAGGTACAGGTGAGGCCCGTACTTTCCTCGATCTGGCGCGAAGCACTTTCGCAGCTATGCAGGTGTCCGAGAATATTTCCTTTGTAGATACACCTGCAGATATTCGCGATAAATACCAGTATTTTACTGAAGCGAATATGCAGAAACTTCGCAAAGCCGGCTATCAGACCGCATTTCATACACTTGAAGAAGGCGTGGCAGATTATGTGCAGTTTTACCTGCAGCAGAATAATACACTGTAAATTTTTACCCGTTCCCGGTTCGGCAAGCTCACCGTCCACGAAGGCGAAGTACCCGTTCCCGGTTCGGCAAGCTCACCGTCCACGAAGGCGAAGTACCCGTTCCCGGTTCGGCAAGCTCACCGTC contains the following coding sequences:
- the rfaD gene encoding ADP-glyceromanno-heptose 6-epimerase; this translates as MLVVTGAAGFIGSCLVSRLNREGHTDLILVDDFSHESKTRNLEGKKYAERIHRDVFIDWLAGHAGKVEAVLHIGARTDTTEFDRSIFERLNINYTKDIWRLCTQHQIPLIYASSAATYGLGEHGYDDNHDIIPKLRPLNPYGDSKNEVDQWILQQTVAPPHWYGLKFFNVYGPNEYHKGRMASVIFHAFRQITATGGMKLFRSHNPEYKDGEQLRDFIYVKDVTDVIYFLLTKLPESGIYNLGTGEARTFLDLARSTFAAMQVSENISFVDTPADIRDKYQYFTEANMQKLRKAGYQTAFHTLEEGVADYVQFYLQQNNTL